In a genomic window of Corynebacterium lizhenjunii:
- a CDS encoding NAD(+) diphosphatase, translating into MFLAVTESGRVQVDAAGQPAWRATAPAQGTGLRVKVAPGRWAVEVAQAPGEFVDASSSPTIAGDRLAARAVGLLRNRRLSRFHPETGEALEYSQGNIVGRASNGREIFPRLDPAVIGVVTHGEHILLGRHSLRPDYYSLPAGYVDVGETLEQAFAREVWEETGRRVDSVRYWGSQPWPSSGSLMLGMWATTQDVEAVGECDGELAQVRWASREEVRHLPLAAPGSIAYRMIMEWLSNDA; encoded by the coding sequence GGCCGGGTACAGGTGGATGCCGCTGGCCAGCCTGCCTGGCGTGCCACCGCGCCCGCCCAGGGGACGGGGCTGCGGGTCAAGGTGGCTCCAGGGCGCTGGGCTGTGGAGGTGGCGCAGGCCCCAGGCGAGTTTGTCGATGCCTCCTCGTCTCCCACCATTGCCGGTGACCGGTTGGCTGCCCGCGCAGTGGGGTTGCTGCGCAATCGCAGGCTTTCGCGCTTTCATCCCGAAACGGGTGAGGCTTTGGAGTATAGCCAGGGAAATATCGTGGGCCGCGCTAGCAATGGGCGGGAGATTTTTCCGCGTTTGGATCCGGCTGTGATTGGGGTGGTCACCCATGGTGAGCACATTTTGCTGGGGCGGCATAGCTTGCGCCCTGATTACTACTCCTTGCCGGCCGGGTACGTCGATGTGGGGGAAACCCTAGAGCAGGCCTTTGCCCGTGAGGTGTGGGAGGAAACTGGGCGCCGGGTGGACTCTGTGCGCTACTGGGGTTCGCAGCCGTGGCCCTCTAGTGGCTCGCTGATGCTGGGCATGTGGGCTACCACGCAAGATGTGGAGGCGGTAGGCGAGTGCGATGGGGAGCTGGCGCAGGTGCGCTGGGCTAGCAGGGAAGAAGTCCGTCACTTGCCGCTGGCGGCACCAGGGTCTATTGCGTACAGGATGATTATGGAGTGGTTGAGTAATGACGCTTGA